From Pelotomaculum isophthalicicum JI:
ATAAATGTATCTCAAATGACATGGAAACAAGTAAAACAGAGCCACAGACGCGCACGTGGAAAGGCTGATTGGAAACGTCGACTACTCGTTTATGCAGCTAGTGCCGCAGTACTACTGATTTTGGCGATTGGCGTTTCAGGATTCGTTTCACCTGTAATGGCTAAGATGTTGCAAAAAGTACCGATTATTGGTGAGTTATACTCGTTTAATAACTTAAAACTCGATCAGTATGCATCATATGTTAATTCATCGGCAACTGACAAGGGGATTACCGTGACTGTGCCAAAAGCCTATTATGATGGCAGGCGGTTATTACTAATCTATGCTATAGAGGTGCCGGAAGGGTATGAACCGATTTATGGCTCACAAATTAATCTCGCCACAACAAAGATTCAACTGAACGGTAAGCCGCTATCTTTTCAAAGTGCCGTGGGTATGGATTCTTTGGCATCAGCAAATATGTACCGTGGTGATGTGGGATGGGACTTGTCATCTGATCAGGCTCCTCAGAACAGCATGCTCACGATCCCTATTGATCAGGTGGGTACAGTAAAGGGAAATTGGACGTTATCTATTCCGGTTTCCAGTGAAGCGATAGATAAGGACACTCGCTATGAGTTTCCAAAGGATGCAAGCAGTACCTATGACGGAATCACGATCACGGTCAACAAGGTAAGTAAAGGGCCGGTACATACCACCATTTGGATGCAAGTGTGCCAGCAACTACCGGTAAATGACAAACCAAAATATGAGCTGGGTTTTAGAGGAATGGATTTTGTCGTTTATACACCCAGCCGTCAGGCCCTTGGCGGATGGTACATTGGCAACCAACAATATTATGCAAAAAAAGTCGGAGATGAAGAAGTTTGGGACGTAACAATCCAATGCAAAACCCCACCGAACGATATAAAGTCCATTATTATTGAACCTGTTTTATCTGTAGAGGCTAAAGATGGTGTAACAGGAAATTGTCCACATTTACCACAACTCGATGTCACTATTCCACTAAATTAAGTATTCCTAAAATAACGTTTCCGACAGTACTTAAATTAACTGGGGACCTCAAGTACTGTCGTAATATACTGAATGTTTGCTGTATATGATCAATGATTTCGTATTTTTTTAAATCACAGGAACGGCCCACCCACTATTGGTGAGTAGGCCGCTTCTTGTGTTATCAGAGACACTCTACCACATGATATAGATATAGCCTGACCAAGAGGTTCCAGACTGATTATTGGTAACATATGCTCTATAATGCCCAGTGAGCATATCCGTAAAAGTGAC
This genomic window contains:
- a CDS encoding DUF4179 domain-containing protein → MSDMFHKALMEDAARINVSQMTWKQVKQSHRRARGKADWKRRLLVYAASAAVLLILAIGVSGFVSPVMAKMLQKVPIIGELYSFNNLKLDQYASYVNSSATDKGITVTVPKAYYDGRRLLLIYAIEVPEGYEPIYGSQINLATTKIQLNGKPLSFQSAVGMDSLASANMYRGDVGWDLSSDQAPQNSMLTIPIDQVGTVKGNWTLSIPVSSEAIDKDTRYEFPKDASSTYDGITITVNKVSKGPVHTTIWMQVCQQLPVNDKPKYELGFRGMDFVVYTPSRQALGGWYIGNQQYYAKKVGDEEVWDVTIQCKTPPNDIKSIIIEPVLSVEAKDGVTGNCPHLPQLDVTIPLN